The Leptolyngbyaceae cyanobacterium genome includes a window with the following:
- a CDS encoding HEAT repeat domain-containing protein, whose product MTITPDSVKQLLSSEDLGKRLQGVNQLRQLEKPIAFELVQKPIADSNSRVRYAAVSQMDTLGEQDLPKSLEILRDRLFNDSEVDVQSAAADCIGALKLAEGFDDLQQVYQNTSEWLLQMSIVAALGVMGEPRAFDLLEKALSSEIELVKSAAISSFGELGDLRAVPLLAPFAQDPDWQTRYRLVQALSRLGSPDAIAIIKNMTNDQVEQVAQEARNSLPVA is encoded by the coding sequence ATGACTATTACTCCTGATTCTGTAAAACAATTGCTAAGTTCGGAAGATTTGGGCAAGCGCCTGCAAGGGGTTAACCAATTGCGCCAACTGGAAAAACCGATCGCGTTTGAGTTGGTACAAAAACCGATCGCCGATAGTAATTCTCGCGTGCGATATGCGGCGGTGAGTCAGATGGATACCTTGGGGGAGCAAGATTTACCGAAATCGTTGGAGATTTTGCGCGATCGCTTATTCAACGACTCCGAAGTAGACGTACAATCAGCTGCTGCTGACTGTATCGGAGCCCTTAAGTTAGCAGAAGGTTTCGATGACTTGCAGCAAGTATATCAAAATACTTCCGAATGGCTCCTCCAGATGAGCATTGTCGCCGCTTTAGGTGTCATGGGAGAACCGCGAGCTTTCGATCTCCTAGAAAAAGCACTCTCTTCTGAGATCGAGCTAGTCAAAAGTGCCGCCATCAGTTCTTTTGGCGAATTGGGCGATTTACGCGCAGTACCACTTTTAGCACCTTTCGCTCAAGATCCCGATTGGCAAACTCGCTACCGACTGGTGCAAGCACTCAGTCGTTTGGGTAGTCCGGATGCGATCGCGATTATTAAAAACATGACAAATGATCAGGTAGAGCAAGTAGCGCAAGAAGCAAGGAATTCTTTGCCTGTTGCTTAG
- a CDS encoding CBS domain-containing protein: MAKTVADVMSRDPITVRLETPLKEAIQILAERRISGLPVVDEDGKLLGIISETDLMWQETGVTPPAYIMFLDSVIYLENPARYDRDLHKALGQKVGEVMTKEHLSVTYPDKPLREAAQLMHEKNVRRLPVLDSEDRVIGIITRGDIIREMAAS; encoded by the coding sequence ATGGCCAAAACCGTTGCCGATGTGATGAGCCGCGATCCTATTACGGTGCGGTTAGAAACTCCTCTCAAGGAGGCGATTCAAATTTTGGCAGAACGCCGCATCAGTGGTTTGCCCGTAGTGGATGAAGATGGCAAACTACTGGGTATTATCTCCGAAACAGACTTGATGTGGCAAGAAACCGGAGTAACGCCTCCTGCCTACATCATGTTTCTCGATAGCGTGATTTATTTAGAAAATCCTGCTCGTTACGATCGAGATTTACACAAGGCTTTAGGACAAAAAGTGGGAGAAGTGATGACGAAAGAACATCTGAGCGTCACTTATCCAGATAAACCTTTAAGAGAAGCCGCACAACTAATGCACGAAAAAAACGTTCGCCGTTTGCCAGTGCTAGACTCGGAAGACCGGGTAATTGGCATTATTACTCGCGGGGATATTATCCGAGAAATGGCAGCGAGTTAA
- a CDS encoding M20/M25/M40 family metallo-hydrolase, with product MSYDDLFNTIEELVLHHSPSGAEKEIDRFLLDRFQTLGVESWLDRAGNAIAKIPGKDSTRAIAITAHKDEIGAIVKSIEPEGKVQIRKLGGAFPWVYGEGVVDLLGDDRTISGILSFGSRHISHESPQKAQQEDKPLRWEDAWVETKLTAEELEAAGVRPGTRVVIGKHRKRPIRLKDHIASYTLDNKASVAILLELAANLKQPAVDTYLVASAKEEVGAIGALYFTQNQRLEALIALEICPLSKEYPIEDGAAPVLLSQDGYGIYDEDLNAIIRKAAKKLDIPIQLATISGFGSDASIAMKFGHVARAACLSFPTQNTHGYEIAHLGAITNCIRLLQAFCETELNFT from the coding sequence ATGTCTTACGACGACCTGTTCAATACTATAGAAGAATTAGTACTACATCATTCTCCTAGCGGTGCAGAGAAAGAAATTGACCGATTTTTGCTCGATCGCTTTCAAACATTGGGAGTAGAATCGTGGTTAGACCGGGCTGGAAATGCGATCGCAAAAATCCCAGGTAAAGATTCTACCAGAGCGATCGCGATTACCGCCCACAAAGATGAAATTGGCGCAATTGTCAAGAGCATCGAACCAGAAGGAAAAGTGCAAATCCGCAAACTCGGCGGCGCTTTCCCTTGGGTGTATGGTGAAGGAGTCGTCGATTTATTGGGAGACGATCGCACGATTAGCGGTATACTCTCCTTTGGTTCCCGCCACATTTCCCACGAATCTCCTCAAAAAGCGCAACAAGAAGACAAACCATTACGCTGGGAAGACGCATGGGTAGAAACTAAACTCACAGCAGAAGAACTAGAAGCAGCTGGTGTTCGTCCCGGAACTCGCGTCGTCATCGGAAAACATCGCAAACGACCGATTCGCCTCAAAGATCACATCGCCAGTTATACCTTAGATAACAAAGCTTCCGTCGCCATTTTATTAGAATTAGCCGCCAATCTGAAGCAGCCAGCCGTCGATACTTATTTAGTTGCGTCTGCCAAAGAAGAAGTAGGTGCGATCGGCGCTCTTTATTTTACCCAAAACCAACGCTTAGAAGCCTTAATTGCCCTAGAAATCTGCCCTTTATCCAAAGAATACCCCATTGAAGACGGCGCAGCGCCAGTGTTGCTTTCCCAAGATGGCTATGGAATTTACGATGAAGACCTCAATGCTATTATCCGAAAAGCGGCAAAAAAACTCGATATTCCCATCCAATTAGCTACTATCAGCGGTTTTGGTTCCGATGCGTCAATTGCCATGAAATTCGGTCACGTAGCTCGTGCAGCTTGCTTGAGTTTCCCCACTCAGAATACACACGGTTATGAAATAGCGCATTTAGGCGCGATTACCAACTGCATACGGTTACTACAAGCTTTCTGCGAAACAGAGCTTAACTTTACGTGA